The nucleotide window CGAGCAACAGCGACAGCAGCAATCGCAAGCCGACCCGTCGGCTTCGCAGCAATCGTCGCGCGGCAATCCGAAGGCCGGCAACGCCCAGGCCGGCAAGGCCCCGCCCGGCGATCCCAATAAAGAACCTTCACGGGATAGCTCGAATAAGGTGCGGCCTAACCACTCGGACCGGCCCGACCCGGCGGTGGCCCGCGAGGCGTTGGCCAAGGAACTTGATCGCTTGCATCTGCCGGCCAAGGACCGCGAGGAAATGCTGCAGGGCGCGCCTGATGAATTTCTACCCGGTCACGAAACATCGATCGAGGAATATTTCAAGCGGCTGGTGGAGCAAGAAGAAGAGAAGCCGTGAGGTAAAAGGCTATGAGGCGGCTTTGAGGCTTTGAGGTAGGAGGGGCGAGCATGATTACTGGCAGCGACAAGAGATCGGGGCATTCCGCAAGACGCAGGCGGTCGATCGGTCGCATTGTTCGCCGTGGCATCGTCGCGGCGATAGTTTGCGGCTTGGTCGCGGTGGGATTGCGAATTGCTCCGGCCCGCGATCCGGGAAGCGATACCGAAAAATCGGGCGCGGAAATGATCACGCCGCGAACGGTCGATGCGGCCCAAAAGGGGCTCGATTTTCTCGCCGCGCGGCAACACGACGACGGCGCTTTCGGCTCCGGCGGCTATGGCCGCAATGTGGCCGTGGTGGGCCTGGCCGGCATGGCGTTTATCGGCTCGGGGAGCACGCCAAGCCGCGGACCCTATGGCAAACAGGTCGATCGCTGTGTCGACTACATCCTTTCGCACGCCGAAGAGAGCGGCTTCATCGACGTTTCCTCGGCGTCGAGCCACGGCCCGATGTATGGGCATGGCTTCGCCACGATGTTTCTCGCCGAGTGTTATGGCATGACGCAGCGCACCGACCTCCGCGAAAAACTAACTCGCGCCGTCCAGCTCATCATCAACACGCAGAACAAGGAAGGGGGCTGGCGCTACCAGCCCACGCGCGATCAACTCGCCGACATCTCGGTTACGGTTTGCGAAGTGATGGCGCTGCGGGCCGCGCGGAATGCCGGTTTGCATGTGCCGAAAGACACCGTTGACCGGGCCGTGGCGTATATCAAGAAGAGCCAAAACGAAGACGGCGGCTTCATGTATATGCTCAGCGGCGGCGGGCCGAGCGCCTTCCCGCGCTCCGCGGCCGCGGTCGTGGCCCTCTACAGCGCGGGAATCTACGAGGGCCCGGAGCTCGAAAAGGGCCTGCAATACATCCTCCAATCGCCGCAGACCGACGACATTGTCCGCGAAGGGCATTATTTCTACGGCCACTACTATGCCGTGCAAGCCATGTGGCAAGCGGGGGGCGATTACTGGAAGCATTGGTTTCCCGCCATCCGCGATGCGCTCCTCAAGCGACAAAACGACGACGGCTCCTGGTCCGACCCCATCGGATCCGAATACGGCACGAGCATGGCGCTGATTATCTTGCAAATCCCGAACAACTACCTGCCGATCTTTCAACGCTAAGCTTTGCCTCAAAACTCGCCGCGCGGCACACGAGCCCGAAAGCATTAGCGAGGGAATCCTTGACAGACCGGACCTGCTCCGCGTTGCTTGAGCTGCGGGCTGGTGTTTTGAGACAAAGCTAAAAGCGGCGGCGGGCGATCAGCGCTTTCCGTGCGGCGGTCCATACGATAATCTGCTGATGGCCGCATGAAAAATCCGTTTCGTGGCGAGGCCCTCCCTCGCTAACGCTTCGGGCTAGTGTTCGATCGAGAATCGGGCATGGCAGCCCGAAGCGCCGGCGAGGGACGCGCGGCCATGTCGCAATCGGGCATCCGTCGTATTCGAGGCATATCACTTGGCGCAGCGCAAACCAGGCCGCAAGCCGCCGCGAGCAGCGGAACCACCACGGCCCTCGATCCAAGAAGTGCAATTGCGCCGCGCCGGCGACGCGGGCTGGGAACTCGCGCATCCGCGCTGCGCCCGCGAGCGCGACGACGACATGGCCGAGATTCGCGCGATGCTGGCGGCCGGTGAG belongs to Pirellulales bacterium and includes:
- a CDS encoding prenyltransferase/squalene oxidase repeat-containing protein: MITGSDKRSGHSARRRRSIGRIVRRGIVAAIVCGLVAVGLRIAPARDPGSDTEKSGAEMITPRTVDAAQKGLDFLAARQHDDGAFGSGGYGRNVAVVGLAGMAFIGSGSTPSRGPYGKQVDRCVDYILSHAEESGFIDVSSASSHGPMYGHGFATMFLAECYGMTQRTDLREKLTRAVQLIINTQNKEGGWRYQPTRDQLADISVTVCEVMALRAARNAGLHVPKDTVDRAVAYIKKSQNEDGGFMYMLSGGGPSAFPRSAAAVVALYSAGIYEGPELEKGLQYILQSPQTDDIVREGHYFYGHYYAVQAMWQAGGDYWKHWFPAIRDALLKRQNDDGSWSDPIGSEYGTSMALIILQIPNNYLPIFQR